A stretch of the Geovibrio thiophilus genome encodes the following:
- a CDS encoding methyl-accepting chemotaxis protein — protein MKLAQMDSVREAKKNHIEDYFSQLSSLIISSAAGTQVKEALEGFSTTFYSIEAETGIIYDLIREDMEEHYEHLYLDRVNYDVPKSARRRAAAEYIPENPNGRAAQYLYIVSNPEEIGEKNNLIRPLGFYSSYTEMHDRFHPEFNLMLKEFSLYDIFLINTSGDLVYTVFKEKDYATNLFNGPYADTGLGDAFQKGMKLKEGETYINDFKPYEPSYNLPASFISSPVYKNGVLLGVLIFQMPITKIDDVMNFGGKYKEAGLGDTGDGYIIGEDFTMRSDNRFVKENEDPLVKKLGTVIGFFSAESESARRALKGETGSHITEDYSGKKVLSSYAKLDIPGLNWGILVEMDDKEALRDARSLRMTLILTGCVITAGVVFIMLFFISSIVLKPLRLVTGRIQELVSGDADLTKRIDIGTGTGGKSSNEIIILTDYINTFVGMVQTIVTDVKDKSEGLNSGSTEITDLAAGLSASLARQSGRISEIASAMEEMSVTSGTVLDNVQEALTKADSAADVTRTGMGALNEVVTSIGQIRKGVNDLAEIISGLGESSSRIGEILSVISDIADQTNLLALNAAIEAARAGEAGRGFAVVADEVRKLAERTQSATTEIGGIISLLQKESGKATSQMHSAEKTVGDGEKVIERANGLFVQIVSSVEDIHRANSNIETTVNEQNSAVQSVTESIHRISSDVEKNSSDTVSVSESLHGLSRLAEEMNDSVNRFRT, from the coding sequence ATGAAGCTTGCCCAGATGGATTCCGTCAGGGAAGCTAAGAAAAATCACATTGAGGACTATTTTTCACAGCTTTCCTCATTGATAATCTCCTCTGCGGCGGGAACGCAGGTCAAGGAAGCGCTGGAAGGCTTCAGCACAACTTTCTACTCTATTGAGGCGGAAACCGGAATAATCTATGATCTCATACGTGAGGACATGGAGGAGCATTACGAGCATCTGTATCTGGACAGGGTGAACTATGATGTTCCGAAGAGCGCCCGCAGAAGAGCCGCTGCGGAGTATATCCCCGAAAACCCTAACGGGCGTGCAGCGCAGTATCTGTACATAGTAAGCAATCCTGAGGAAATAGGCGAGAAGAACAACCTGATCCGTCCTTTAGGCTTTTATTCATCCTACACGGAAATGCACGACAGGTTTCACCCCGAATTCAACCTGATGCTTAAAGAGTTTTCCCTTTACGATATTTTTCTTATCAACACAAGCGGCGACCTTGTCTACACTGTTTTCAAGGAGAAAGACTACGCAACCAACCTTTTTAACGGTCCCTATGCGGATACCGGTCTGGGTGACGCATTTCAGAAGGGCATGAAGCTGAAGGAGGGTGAGACATACATAAACGATTTTAAACCATATGAGCCAAGCTACAATCTTCCCGCGTCCTTCATCTCCTCTCCTGTGTATAAAAACGGCGTGCTCCTCGGTGTCCTGATTTTTCAGATGCCGATCACAAAAATAGATGATGTGATGAATTTCGGAGGCAAATACAAAGAGGCGGGTCTCGGTGACACAGGCGACGGCTACATCATAGGAGAAGACTTCACCATGCGCAGCGACAACCGTTTTGTGAAGGAGAATGAAGATCCGCTGGTGAAGAAGCTCGGCACGGTCATAGGATTTTTCAGCGCCGAGAGCGAATCCGCAAGGCGTGCGCTTAAAGGGGAAACCGGTTCGCATATAACGGAAGACTATTCAGGCAAAAAAGTTCTCAGCTCATACGCGAAGCTGGATATTCCCGGGCTGAACTGGGGCATACTGGTTGAAATGGACGACAAGGAAGCCCTGCGTGACGCACGCAGTCTGAGAATGACCCTTATACTTACCGGCTGCGTGATAACCGCCGGAGTGGTTTTCATAATGCTTTTCTTCATAAGCAGCATAGTGCTTAAACCGCTCAGGCTTGTTACGGGGCGCATACAGGAGCTTGTCTCCGGCGATGCGGACCTTACCAAGCGTATTGACATAGGCACAGGGACGGGCGGCAAATCGTCGAACGAAATCATAATTCTCACAGACTATATAAATACATTCGTCGGGATGGTACAGACCATAGTTACTGATGTTAAAGATAAATCAGAAGGTCTTAACTCCGGTTCCACAGAGATAACGGATCTTGCCGCCGGGCTTTCCGCATCCCTAGCCAGACAGTCCGGCAGAATAAGCGAAATAGCCTCCGCCATGGAGGAAATGTCCGTGACATCCGGCACGGTGCTTGACAACGTTCAGGAGGCCCTCACAAAGGCGGATTCCGCTGCGGATGTTACCCGCACAGGGATGGGGGCGCTGAATGAAGTGGTTACCAGCATCGGGCAGATAAGAAAAGGGGTTAACGACCTTGCGGAGATAATAAGCGGTCTCGGTGAATCATCCTCCCGCATAGGTGAAATATTAAGCGTGATAAGCGATATAGCAGACCAGACCAATCTGCTGGCGCTTAATGCCGCGATAGAGGCGGCAAGAGCGGGCGAGGCGGGAAGGGGTTTCGCCGTGGTTGCGGATGAGGTGCGCAAGCTTGCTGAACGTACGCAGTCCGCCACAACTGAAATCGGCGGAATAATCTCACTTCTTCAGAAGGAATCCGGTAAAGCAACGTCGCAGATGCACAGCGCAGAAAAGACCGTCGGGGACGGAGAAAAGGTAATCGAAAGAGCAAACGGACTCTTTGTTCAGATAGTCTCATCAGTGGAGGACATCCACAGGGCAAACTCAAACATAGAGACTACCGTGAACGAGCAGAACAGTGCTGTTCAGTCGGTTACCGAAAGCATCCACAGGATCTCAAGCGATGTGGAGAAAAACAGCTCGGACACTGTTTCCGTTTCCGAAAGCCTCCACGGGCTCAGCAGGCTTGCTGAGGAAATGAACGATTCTGTGAACAGATTCAGGACGTAG
- a CDS encoding aldo/keto reductase: protein MKERILGKTGLKSAEIGLGCMGMSEFYGQADEAESVKVIRTAVEKGVTMLDTADMYGRGHNEVLVGKAVQGIRDRIVLATKFGIVRSDDPEKRGVNGSPEYVKQACDASLKRLGVDIIDLYYMHRKDPSTEIEETVSAMAELIKAGKVRHIGLSEVSAHNLKRAHAVYPITAVQAEYSLWTRDIEENGLLDTCRELGIGIVAYSPLGRGFLSGSIESAESLAPDDFRRNNPRFMGENMRKNAMMLAEYKKMAESIGCTPAQLAIAWILAKGEDIVPIPGTKRLKYLEDNINAANFRLTPEQVVRLEKIIDWKHIAGDRYGAEGMKTLDK, encoded by the coding sequence ATGAAAGAACGGATATTGGGTAAAACAGGGCTTAAGTCTGCTGAAATAGGTCTGGGCTGCATGGGCATGAGCGAGTTTTACGGTCAGGCGGATGAGGCTGAGTCCGTGAAAGTCATCCGTACGGCAGTGGAAAAAGGCGTAACAATGCTGGATACGGCGGATATGTACGGAAGGGGACATAACGAAGTCCTCGTTGGAAAAGCCGTTCAGGGTATACGTGACCGCATTGTTCTCGCGACTAAGTTTGGTATTGTCCGTTCCGATGATCCCGAAAAAAGAGGAGTAAACGGCAGCCCCGAATATGTTAAACAGGCATGCGACGCCAGTCTGAAGCGCCTCGGTGTTGATATTATAGACCTCTACTACATGCACAGAAAAGATCCATCAACCGAAATAGAGGAGACAGTCAGCGCTATGGCTGAACTGATAAAGGCGGGCAAGGTTCGCCACATCGGTCTCTCGGAAGTGAGCGCGCATAATCTGAAGAGAGCCCACGCTGTTTATCCTATCACGGCTGTGCAGGCGGAATATTCCCTCTGGACAAGAGATATAGAGGAAAACGGGCTGCTTGACACATGCAGAGAGCTTGGGATAGGAATCGTGGCTTACAGTCCTTTGGGCAGAGGCTTTCTTTCCGGCAGTATCGAATCTGCCGAATCCTTAGCGCCCGATGATTTTCGCAGAAATAATCCCCGTTTCATGGGGGAGAATATGCGTAAAAACGCTATGATGCTTGCCGAATACAAAAAGATGGCTGAGAGTATCGGATGTACTCCTGCGCAGCTCGCAATAGCATGGATTCTCGCCAAAGGTGAGGACATTGTTCCCATCCCCGGCACAAAACGTCTTAAGTATCTGGAAGACAACATAAACGCAGCCAATTTCCGGCTTACTCCGGAACAGGTCGTTCGGCTTGAAAAAATAATTGACTGGAAGCATATCGCAGGGGACCGATACGGAGCGGAAGGAATGAAAACACTGGATAAATAA
- a CDS encoding HDOD domain-containing protein, which produces MKKIAYRGSKDNLKQFLLMLKDDCQFVQEGDEDLLIIEIDSLETLFRLPKKFSVSAFFFITTKDRRVVESIRQYYISGIFTPPLKKEDVLKKLSVALASTNKGKSSGELDTLKAKVLAKAESIPALPALAKELLRLSRSDNSQIKDFIVKIKKDQGISSKIIKLVNSPFYGLRQEISSIDRATVLLGINTVKNLALAVSTEGYYNKHFNLYKSTGQRIWEHSVAVAMLSESLAEMLGEDADSLYLAGLMHDIGKSILVDFLVQEVDTTEDELAQLGIDHSTVGGTVLKKWAVADSIATAVMNHHAKAEDTYSKIVFYANKIERHRDERQEIIGEIAQNFGKSYDDVNNAVAEILNTKSDEMNADTQ; this is translated from the coding sequence TTGAAAAAAATCGCTTACAGAGGCTCAAAAGACAACCTGAAACAGTTTCTCCTTATGCTTAAGGACGACTGCCAGTTCGTTCAGGAGGGGGACGAAGACCTTCTGATTATAGAGATAGACAGTCTGGAAACCCTCTTCCGTCTGCCGAAGAAGTTCAGCGTGTCCGCCTTCTTCTTCATCACCACCAAGGACAGGCGGGTAGTGGAATCGATCCGCCAGTATTACATCTCGGGCATTTTCACACCGCCGCTGAAAAAAGAAGACGTTCTTAAGAAGCTCTCAGTCGCTCTTGCCTCTACAAATAAAGGCAAAAGCAGCGGGGAACTCGATACGCTGAAGGCTAAGGTTCTCGCCAAGGCGGAGAGCATTCCCGCACTGCCGGCACTGGCAAAGGAACTTCTGCGGCTTTCCAGAAGCGACAATTCGCAGATTAAGGACTTCATAGTTAAGATAAAAAAAGATCAGGGCATATCTTCCAAAATAATCAAGCTGGTCAATTCTCCCTTTTACGGACTCAGGCAGGAGATAAGCAGCATCGACCGCGCGACAGTTCTGCTCGGCATAAATACCGTGAAAAACCTTGCCCTCGCCGTGTCCACCGAAGGCTACTACAACAAGCACTTTAACCTCTACAAATCCACCGGACAGCGCATATGGGAGCACTCTGTGGCTGTAGCCATGCTGTCAGAATCACTGGCGGAGATGCTCGGGGAGGACGCGGATTCCCTGTATCTCGCGGGGCTTATGCACGACATTGGCAAGTCAATCCTTGTGGATTTCCTCGTACAGGAGGTGGACACAACTGAGGATGAGCTTGCACAGCTCGGAATTGACCATTCCACAGTGGGCGGAACAGTCCTTAAAAAATGGGCGGTGGCGGACAGCATTGCAACAGCGGTGATGAACCACCACGCCAAGGCGGAAGATACCTACTCAAAAATAGTCTTTTACGCAAATAAAATAGAGCGGCACAGAGACGAAAGGCAGGAGATCATCGGCGAGATAGCGCAGAACTTCGGCAAAAGTTATGATGACGTGAATAATGCTGTTGCCGAAATATTGAATACAAAATCGGATGAAATGAATGCTGATACTCAATAA
- a CDS encoding zinc-dependent alcohol dehydrogenase family protein: protein MKALIYKGPGQKALEDRPMPDIQSAGDAVVKITKTTICGTDLHILKGDVPSCTPGRVLGHEGVGIVEKVGSGVASFKKGDHVLISCISACGRCEFCRKGMFSHCTTGGWILGNTIDGTQAEYVRIPHAETSLYHIPKGVDEEALVMLSDILPTGFECGVLNGRVAPGSSVAIVGAGPIGLAALLTAKFYSPAEIIVIDLDDNRLSVAKHFGATHTVNSGDGKAIEKVMEITGGKGVDTSIEAVGIPATFVLCQRIVAAGGTIANIGVHGVKADLHLEDLWSHNITITTRLVDTVSTPMLLKTVQAQKIDPKLLITHRFKLADMMKAYEVFGHAADTKALKVIIEAE, encoded by the coding sequence ATGAAAGCTCTTATTTACAAAGGTCCCGGACAAAAAGCTCTGGAAGACCGCCCCATGCCGGACATTCAGTCCGCAGGGGACGCGGTAGTCAAAATTACCAAAACAACCATATGCGGAACGGATCTGCACATTCTCAAAGGCGATGTACCCTCATGCACACCCGGGCGGGTACTCGGTCATGAAGGCGTGGGAATTGTGGAGAAGGTCGGCAGCGGAGTAGCCTCTTTCAAGAAAGGCGATCATGTGCTTATATCCTGCATATCCGCTTGCGGAAGATGCGAATTCTGCCGTAAGGGCATGTTCTCCCACTGCACAACGGGCGGGTGGATTCTCGGCAACACCATAGACGGAACTCAGGCGGAGTATGTACGCATACCCCATGCGGAAACAAGCCTTTACCACATTCCCAAGGGTGTTGATGAAGAAGCTCTCGTCATGCTCAGCGACATTCTCCCCACAGGTTTTGAGTGCGGTGTGCTCAACGGGCGTGTTGCCCCGGGAAGCTCTGTCGCCATAGTCGGCGCCGGTCCCATAGGGCTTGCCGCTCTGCTCACTGCGAAGTTCTACTCACCTGCGGAAATCATCGTTATAGACCTTGACGATAACCGCCTCTCCGTGGCAAAGCACTTCGGCGCCACTCACACGGTAAACAGCGGCGACGGCAAAGCCATTGAAAAAGTTATGGAAATAACAGGCGGCAAAGGGGTGGACACCTCCATTGAGGCGGTGGGGATTCCTGCTACATTCGTTCTCTGCCAGAGGATAGTAGCAGCAGGCGGAACAATCGCAAATATCGGTGTGCACGGAGTGAAGGCTGATCTGCACCTTGAGGATCTCTGGTCGCACAATATCACAATCACCACCAGACTGGTGGATACCGTGAGCACACCCATGCTGCTCAAAACGGTTCAGGCTCAGAAGATAGACCCCAAGCTTCTGATCACTCACAGATTTAAACTGGCAGACATGATGAAGGCTTATGAGGTGTTCGGACACGCCGCAGACACCAAGGCGCTTAAAGTGATCATCGAAGCCGAGTAG
- a CDS encoding response regulator transcription factor — MKILIADDELRLRKVVALHLKKAGFAVLEAGNGRQALEIAKEQKPDVIVLDIMMPEMDGLEACAAIKADAELSGTPIILLTAMAEAGDIEKGNAAGAEYYLTKPFSPRELIDKINSNFKS, encoded by the coding sequence ATGAAAATCTTGATTGCAGACGATGAGCTGAGGCTGCGGAAGGTAGTTGCTCTTCATCTGAAAAAAGCGGGCTTTGCCGTTCTGGAGGCGGGAAACGGCAGGCAGGCTCTGGAAATTGCGAAGGAGCAGAAGCCTGATGTAATTGTTCTGGACATTATGATGCCGGAGATGGACGGGCTGGAAGCCTGCGCGGCTATTAAAGCCGATGCGGAGCTCTCGGGCACTCCCATAATCCTCCTTACCGCTATGGCTGAGGCGGGAGATATTGAAAAAGGCAACGCCGCGGGAGCTGAGTATTACCTTACCAAGCCGTTCAGTCCGAGGGAACTTATAGATAAAATTAACAGCAACTTCAAAAGCTGA
- a CDS encoding PP2C family serine/threonine-protein phosphatase encodes MLILNKQLFDTFFSQSSNEFFTRLYNFLEAEESGAFTIWKCDGNLCEAVSGRHSRSSATFDIFDLGYEGGSVSENSKTVEFFDEIININSSFFLESRGNVMACITFHEDSGRDALTMLEPYSQYLGSRLDELKARDSSMNTYVNYQKKIDFVKKGSMIFKAIELEEVLAVSLNFFMEVFSAEAACAIHKENFNAIGLEEVSVREFIRINDMPLYDYVMENRRTEFIEYGIDAGEYNIKNLFVVFEPAQDIVILLFNIQFDIVPDKEFSDIVSSIVSIAVENALNHETMTRLKMEEMEMRTTGDILNKFVQRDVRVYGDVEIQGISCPARTAGGDFFYISDVDGKTFFCVADVCGKGYSAAVFTVVLSVYVSLCSAFEGYEKILEKLVESLNRFLIGKSFGDRFITAFFALYDPKAKTLDYISCGHEPAVLFADENLELSSGFLPLGIIEDEYKQTAVRIPAGSSLFIYTDGVIEYIPHENLVPEVEKLIKDDCKDIVNNLYNELVTDKDSQKDDFTCMFVRFI; translated from the coding sequence ATGCTGATACTCAATAAGCAGCTTTTTGACACTTTTTTTTCCCAGAGCTCAAACGAGTTTTTCACAAGGCTGTACAACTTTCTCGAAGCGGAGGAATCCGGAGCGTTCACCATATGGAAGTGTGACGGCAACCTCTGCGAAGCCGTCTCCGGCAGGCACTCCCGCTCATCCGCCACGTTCGATATTTTCGATTTGGGCTACGAAGGCGGTTCTGTTTCCGAAAACAGCAAAACCGTGGAATTTTTCGACGAAATCATCAATATCAATTCATCTTTCTTCCTTGAAAGCAGAGGAAACGTGATGGCGTGCATCACCTTTCACGAAGACTCAGGGAGAGATGCCCTGACCATGCTTGAGCCCTACTCCCAGTATCTGGGCAGCAGGCTGGACGAGCTCAAGGCCCGTGACAGCAGCATGAACACTTATGTCAACTATCAGAAGAAGATAGACTTTGTAAAAAAAGGAAGCATGATCTTCAAGGCGATAGAGCTTGAGGAGGTCTTGGCTGTTTCTTTAAACTTCTTCATGGAGGTTTTCTCCGCTGAGGCGGCGTGCGCCATTCACAAGGAGAATTTCAATGCTATCGGGCTGGAGGAAGTATCAGTCCGAGAGTTTATCAGAATAAATGACATGCCCCTTTACGACTATGTGATGGAAAACCGCAGGACGGAATTTATCGAATACGGCATAGACGCGGGAGAATACAACATAAAAAACCTCTTCGTGGTGTTTGAGCCCGCTCAGGACATTGTAATACTGCTTTTTAACATTCAGTTTGACATAGTGCCGGACAAGGAATTTTCCGATATAGTCTCATCCATCGTATCAATCGCAGTGGAAAACGCCCTGAACCACGAAACCATGACCCGCCTCAAGATGGAAGAGATGGAAATGCGCACCACCGGAGACATTCTGAACAAGTTTGTCCAGCGAGACGTGCGGGTGTACGGGGATGTGGAGATTCAGGGAATAAGCTGCCCCGCCAGAACCGCGGGGGGAGACTTTTTTTATATATCCGATGTGGACGGCAAGACATTCTTCTGTGTGGCTGATGTCTGCGGAAAGGGTTATTCGGCTGCGGTCTTCACTGTCGTTCTCAGCGTTTATGTATCTCTCTGTTCCGCGTTTGAAGGGTATGAGAAGATACTTGAGAAGCTTGTGGAATCACTCAACAGATTTCTCATAGGCAAAAGCTTCGGCGACCGCTTCATCACTGCGTTTTTCGCATTGTATGATCCGAAAGCGAAAACGCTGGATTATATATCCTGCGGGCATGAGCCCGCCGTGCTATTCGCTGATGAAAATCTGGAGCTTTCATCAGGCTTTCTGCCTTTGGGGATAATTGAAGACGAGTACAAACAGACTGCGGTAAGGATTCCCGCAGGCTCGTCTCTTTTCATTTATACGGACGGAGTTATAGAGTACATCCCCCACGAGAATCTTGTGCCTGAGGTGGAAAAGCTGATAAAAGATGATTGCAAAGACATAGTTAATAACCTATATAACGAACTTGTAACGGACAAGGATTCCCAGAAGGACGACTTCACCTGCATGTTCGTCCGTTTCATATAA
- a CDS encoding zinc ribbon domain-containing protein YjdM: MSKLPNCPQCGSEYTYEDGALLICPECAHEWSAETEAAPAETAVRDAYGNELNDGDSITVIKDLKIKGSSQVVKVGTKVKNIRLVDGDHNIDCKIDGIGAMKLKSEFVKKG; encoded by the coding sequence ATGTCAAAACTGCCGAATTGTCCGCAATGCGGATCGGAATACACTTACGAGGACGGGGCGCTTCTTATCTGCCCCGAATGCGCCCATGAATGGAGCGCAGAAACGGAAGCCGCACCTGCGGAAACTGCCGTGCGTGATGCTTACGGAAACGAGCTTAACGACGGCGACAGCATCACTGTTATAAAAGACCTGAAAATCAAGGGCTCATCTCAGGTGGTAAAGGTCGGCACGAAGGTAAAGAACATCCGCCTTGTGGACGGCGACCACAATATCGACTGCAAAATTGACGGCATAGGCGCCATGAAGCTGAAATCCGAGTTTGTGAAGAAGGGTTAA
- a CDS encoding ATP-binding protein, translating into MFDFEIWFAEQALLLKKIPEKNARYLYGKINWNNPCIGILGARGTGKTTLMMQFLKSADKGNGNALYVSVDNPRFQGMPLNEFAAEFAKSGGELLCLDEVHKYPDWSKHIKAIHDTRPDLKVVFSGSSLLQMNMQDADLSRRAVFYHLDGLSFREYLNLAYGYFLSPYQLADIISDHIGTAGEILGKIPKILKYFAEYLSHGCYPFFLADKSTFHMRLANTVREVLETDMGFVCDIKYAKIHQIKKLLYMLAVTPPYDMKKTGLSGATGIDRVTMNEYLIYLREAGLVNLIKPEGRGDGVVRKTEKLLIANPNILYAISTRPEIGTVREVFFVNQIGNYYRMQDNFLPVSVEYARNGDYSADGRVFEIGGKSKSSRQIKNIENAFIVSDDIEIGYGNRIPLWLFGMMY; encoded by the coding sequence ATGTTCGATTTTGAGATATGGTTTGCGGAACAGGCTCTTCTGCTTAAAAAAATACCTGAGAAAAATGCCCGTTATCTTTACGGAAAGATCAACTGGAACAACCCGTGCATCGGCATATTAGGCGCGCGGGGAACAGGCAAGACGACTCTTATGATGCAGTTCCTCAAATCCGCTGATAAAGGAAACGGAAATGCGCTTTATGTATCCGTTGACAACCCGCGTTTTCAGGGGATGCCGCTGAATGAGTTTGCTGCTGAATTTGCTAAAAGCGGAGGCGAGCTTCTCTGTCTGGATGAAGTGCACAAATATCCGGACTGGTCAAAACACATTAAAGCAATACATGACACAAGACCGGATCTTAAGGTTGTTTTCTCAGGTTCCAGCCTTCTTCAGATGAATATGCAGGATGCAGACCTAAGCCGCAGAGCCGTATTTTATCATCTGGACGGACTGTCGTTCAGAGAATATCTGAACCTTGCTTACGGTTATTTTCTTTCGCCATATCAATTAGCCGACATAATTTCAGATCATATCGGCACGGCAGGGGAAATACTCGGCAAAATACCTAAAATTCTCAAATATTTTGCTGAATATCTCTCACACGGCTGTTATCCGTTTTTTCTGGCGGATAAATCAACCTTCCATATGCGGCTCGCAAATACAGTCAGAGAAGTGCTCGAAACTGATATGGGGTTTGTATGCGATATAAAATACGCCAAGATCCACCAAATAAAGAAACTTTTGTACATGCTCGCAGTAACCCCTCCGTATGATATGAAGAAAACCGGGCTCTCGGGAGCTACAGGCATTGACAGAGTCACAATGAACGAATATCTGATTTATCTTCGTGAGGCAGGGTTGGTAAATCTTATCAAACCGGAGGGAAGAGGGGATGGTGTTGTGCGTAAAACAGAGAAGCTGCTGATTGCTAACCCGAATATTCTCTATGCCATCAGTACAAGACCTGAGATAGGAACAGTGAGAGAGGTTTTCTTCGTTAACCAAATCGGAAACTATTACCGCATGCAGGATAATTTTTTACCTGTTTCAGTGGAATACGCCAGAAACGGTGACTATTCAGCGGATGGAAGAGTATTTGAAATCGGCGGGAAAAGCAAAAGCTCCCGCCAGATTAAAAATATTGAAAACGCATTCATTGTGTCTGACGACATTGAAATAGGCTACGGAAACAGAATCCCGCTGTGGCTGTTCGGAATGATGTATTAA
- a CDS encoding HIT family protein, whose protein sequence is METIFTKIINGEIPAAKVYEDDDFLAILDIRPVNFGHTLLIPKKYFVNVFDAPLDVAAKIYPVLTKIANGMKNALNCDGVNIYQNNGAAAGQEVFHAHLHIVPRYEGDEMRFAVKHVSYENPAAMQEFAAKIAKEIK, encoded by the coding sequence ATGGAAACGATTTTTACAAAGATTATAAACGGCGAAATCCCCGCCGCGAAGGTTTATGAGGATGATGATTTCCTTGCGATACTGGACATCCGCCCAGTGAATTTCGGTCATACGCTTCTTATTCCCAAGAAATATTTCGTGAATGTGTTTGACGCTCCCCTTGATGTTGCGGCGAAAATTTACCCTGTGCTCACGAAGATAGCCAACGGAATGAAAAATGCTCTTAATTGTGACGGCGTGAATATTTACCAGAATAACGGAGCCGCCGCGGGGCAGGAGGTTTTCCACGCTCATCTGCATATTGTGCCCCGATACGAGGGAGATGAAATGCGCTTCGCCGTCAAGCATGTAAGCTACGAAAATCCCGCCGCCATGCAGGAATTCGCCGCAAAGATCGCGAAAGAGATTAAATAA
- the ubiE gene encoding bifunctional demethylmenaquinone methyltransferase/2-methoxy-6-polyprenyl-1,4-benzoquinol methylase UbiE has translation MNLEKKSKDIQQMFDDIAPKYDFLNRALSFRTDVAWRKKAIKLMDVQDGQTVLDLACGTADMMIELTKTGKAAILIGGDFSHNMMKIGKQKMPEGIFSVSDAHCLPFKDKSFDRIMIAFGFRNVTDKAQGLREMHRVLRDGGRACILEFSQPQNPFFAWVYRLYFTKILPFIGGLISGNRKAYEYLPESVYKFPPRDAYRKMILEAGFREAEFNPFTFGICDATICRK, from the coding sequence TTGAACTTGGAAAAAAAATCTAAAGACATCCAGCAGATGTTCGATGACATAGCCCCCAAATACGATTTTCTCAACCGTGCTCTGAGCTTCCGCACGGATGTCGCGTGGCGCAAGAAGGCAATAAAGCTCATGGACGTGCAGGACGGACAGACTGTGCTTGACCTCGCCTGCGGCACTGCGGACATGATGATAGAACTCACGAAAACAGGAAAGGCCGCGATCCTCATAGGCGGCGATTTCAGCCACAATATGATGAAAATCGGCAAGCAGAAGATGCCCGAAGGAATATTCAGCGTCAGCGATGCCCATTGTCTTCCCTTCAAGGATAAATCCTTTGACCGCATAATGATAGCCTTCGGCTTCCGTAATGTTACCGACAAGGCGCAGGGACTGAGGGAGATGCACCGTGTTCTCAGGGACGGCGGGCGAGCCTGTATTCTGGAATTCAGCCAGCCGCAGAACCCGTTTTTCGCATGGGTTTACAGGCTGTACTTCACAAAGATTCTCCCCTTCATCGGCGGACTTATCTCCGGCAACAGAAAGGCTTATGAGTATCTGCCGGAATCCGTGTACAAATTCCCCCCAAGAGATGCCTACCGCAAAATGATCCTTGAGGCGGGTTTCAGAGAGGCGGAGTTCAACCCCTTCACCTTCGGAATCTGCGACGCCACAATCTGCCGCAAATAG